In a genomic window of Ipomoea triloba cultivar NCNSP0323 chromosome 3, ASM357664v1:
- the LOC116012013 gene encoding gibberellin-regulated protein 1-like: MAYSTKAVAASLLVSLLILHLSNAQFDQAELSNAPAPSPKPQGIDCPAACGERCKKSKRPNLCKRSCGSCCNTCKCVPPGTSGNYEICPCYFNLKTHNNTRKCP, encoded by the exons ATGGCGTACTCTACAAAAGCAGTTGCTGCTTCACTTCTTGTCTCCCTTCTCATCCTCCATCTCTCCAATGCCCAATTTGATCAG GCGGAGTTGAGCAATGCCCCAGCACCCAGCCCTAAACCTCAAGGCATAG ACTGCCCAGCAGCTTGTGGAGAAAGGTGCAAAAAGTCAAAGAGACCAAATCTGTGCAAGAGGTCTTGCGGGAGCTGCTGCAACACGTGCAAGTGCGTTCCACCTGGAACTTCTGGAAATTACGAGATCTGCCCCTGCTATTTTAATCTCAAAACCCACAACAACACCCGTAAATGcccttaa
- the LOC116012012 gene encoding acidic leucine-rich nuclear phosphoprotein 32 family member C-like: METPSSTRRLTRSQAMAAAAANTTTVVSKKLEESEKKAAAKSRNGNEQERSALFDITNDSPIVGVAMGSLETPSSSAMSKKRAIMNAVSKQLKTPGSGEALLRGQVKTLLQKVEEEAEVSKLSAEYRPFLHLKGVVNNSPTGLLAPTPANTPHLSLSGNNGLPSSPVEEEFLIPQMVDGICDWKKEEMEMEMESEKSMVTRTLFLDFSEKLESENKEKTRAGVDDDDDDSSVWSIQVNASSIRDEDEEEEEEEGEEECDEYYEEEEEEEVCDGGLMDELCEGISKMSVKFSGKHTRFVYNSDGELEGVVVEEKAASLCI, from the exons ATGGAGACCCCATCATCAACCAGGAGATTAACCAGATCACAGGCCATGGCTGCCGCCGCTGCAAACACCACCACCGTCGTTTCAA AGAAATTAGAAGAGTCTGAAAAGAAAGCAGCGGCGAAATCAAGAAACGGGAACGAGCAAGAAAGATCGGCGCTTTTTGATATCACGAACGATTCGCCGATAGTGGGGGTAGCAATGGGGAGTTTGGAGACTCCTTCTTCATCGGCCATGTCCAAGAAGAGAGCGATCATGAATGCGGTGTCGAAGCAGTTAAAAACCCCCGGTTCTGGAGAGGCGTTGTTGAGGGGTCAAGTGAAGACATTGTTGCAGAAAGTTGAAGAAGAAGCAGAGGTCTCAAAGCTCTCGGCAGAATACAGGCCTTTCCTTCATCTAAAAGGCGTCGTTAACAACTCTCCGACGGGGCTTCTTGCCCCAACTCCGGCCAACACTCCTCATCTCAGCCTCTCTGGGAATAATGGGTTGCCTTCATCTCCAGTTGAAGAAGAGTTTCTAATCCCTCAG ATGGTTGATGGGATTTGTGattggaagaaagaagaaatggaaatggaaatggaatcGGAGAAAAGCATGGTTACAAGGACACTGTTCTTGGATTTTAGTGAGAAATTGGAGAGTGAAAACAAAGAGAAGACAAGAGCGGGTGtagatgatgatgacgatgattCATCTGTATGGTCGATTCAGGTGAATGCTTCAAGCATCAGAGAcgaagacgaagaagaagaagaagaagaaggagaagaggaatGTGATGAGTActacgaagaagaagaagaagaagaggtatGTGATGGAGGATTGATGGATGAGCTATGTGAAGGAATAAGCAAGATGAGTGTGAAGTTCAGTGGGAAACACACACGATTTGTGTACAACAGTGATGGTGAGCTTGAAGGAGTGGTGGTGGAGgagaaagctgcttccctttgcATTTAA
- the LOC116011810 gene encoding uncharacterized protein LOC116011810 isoform X2, which translates to MSGEGLVFRAWSSLWKLCIPPKYVNFLWRCARAILPVRTTLASRGHTKILWENQFAIQAFDDIVCFEDFLSHLMVSANPDLMHKVVALCWSIWTCGCQW; encoded by the exons ATGTCGGGGGAGGGGTTGGTATTTCGTGCATGGTCATCTCTCTGGAAGCTTTGTATCCCTCCAAAGTATGTCAATTTTCTTTGGAGATGTGCTAGAGCTATTCTCCCTGTTCGCACTACTCTTGCTAGTCGTGGT CATACAAAGATTTTATGGGAGAACCAGTTTGCTATTCAAGCTTTTGATGATATTGTTTGTTTTGAGGATTTCTTGTCTCATCTCATGGTGTCAGCAAATCCAGATTTAATGCACAAGGTGGTGGCGTTGTGCTGGTCTATTTGGACTTGTG GCTGTCAGTGGTGA
- the LOC116011810 gene encoding uncharacterized protein LOC116011810 isoform X1 encodes MSGEGLVFRAWSSLWKLCIPPKYVNFLWRCARAILPVRTTLASRGHTKILWENQFAIQAFDDIVCFEDFLSHLMVSANPDLMHKVVALCWSIWTCGMEPEKLGTLGMFYI; translated from the exons ATGTCGGGGGAGGGGTTGGTATTTCGTGCATGGTCATCTCTCTGGAAGCTTTGTATCCCTCCAAAGTATGTCAATTTTCTTTGGAGATGTGCTAGAGCTATTCTCCCTGTTCGCACTACTCTTGCTAGTCGTGGT CATACAAAGATTTTATGGGAGAACCAGTTTGCTATTCAAGCTTTTGATGATATTGTTTGTTTTGAGGATTTCTTGTCTCATCTCATGGTGTCAGCAAATCCAGATTTAATGCACAAGGTGGTGGCGTTGTGCTGGTCTATTTGGACTTGTGGTATGGAACCAGAAAAGCTTGGGACTTTAGGAATGTTTTACATATGA